In Desulfobulbus oralis, one DNA window encodes the following:
- a CDS encoding TetR family transcriptional regulator, translated as MARKTKEEARETRAAIQKAALALFATRGISETTLSDVARIAGVTRGAIYWHFENKEALLRSLRDETCLPYEQIALAGEKEDEPDPLGRLRDMLRALIEDAAESGVTRQVFQIWLDRGRLGIKDRGENAQEEEERRHAAIRKTESILKNAVRQGQLPKNFDIRLGAVSMMSFIDGSIVAVLLAPAGRNIKNDILRLIDAFLFAMQADNNPYLLQEPAA; from the coding sequence ATGGCGAGAAAAACCAAGGAAGAGGCCAGGGAAACCCGGGCTGCCATTCAAAAGGCGGCTTTGGCGCTCTTTGCCACCCGAGGCATCTCGGAGACCACGCTTTCCGATGTGGCCAGGATCGCCGGCGTGACCCGCGGCGCGATTTACTGGCACTTCGAGAACAAGGAGGCGCTGCTGCGCTCGCTCCGCGACGAAACCTGCCTGCCCTACGAGCAGATTGCCCTGGCAGGCGAAAAAGAGGATGAGCCCGATCCCCTGGGCAGGCTGCGGGATATGCTGCGTGCCCTGATTGAGGATGCGGCGGAATCCGGCGTGACCCGTCAGGTGTTTCAGATCTGGCTGGATCGGGGCAGGCTGGGCATCAAGGATCGGGGCGAAAACGCCCAGGAAGAGGAGGAGCGCCGCCACGCGGCCATTCGCAAAACGGAAAGCATCCTGAAAAATGCGGTGCGGCAGGGCCAGTTGCCGAAAAATTTCGATATTCGTCTGGGGGCCGTGTCCATGATGAGCTTTATCGACGGCAGCATTGTTGCCGTGTTGCTGGCCCCGGCCGGCCGGAACATCAAGAACGACATCCTCCGGCTGATCGATGCCTTTCTGTTTGCCATGCAGGCCGATAACAATCCCTATCTGCTGCAGGAGCCCGCAGCCTGA
- a CDS encoding efflux RND transporter permease subunit, with translation MARFFIDRPIFAWVIAIVIMLAGLLAIDTLPIAQYPEIAPPSVRVTTSYRGAAASTVESNVVQVIEENMTGLDNFLYMKSESASSGRVSMTLTFESGTDPDMAQVQVQNKLQGALSNLPQAVQQEGVSVAKANDTFLMLVSLISPDGSLDNYDLNDFLVSNMRDPVSRLEGVGSVQVFGSGYAMRVWLDPHKLNSHKLTPSDVTNAIAVQNKQVTVGALGGAPSIPGQQTSFTLMAQMMMTNIDEFKDILLKVNADGSQVRLRDVARISVGAENYNAYGVYAKDGQIQPSASMAIMLGSGANAMATAQRVRAKVKELEIYFPPGVQALFPYDTTTFVKVSITEVAHTLVEAIILVFLVMYLFLQNFRATLVPTIAVPVVLLGTFGIMSLLGYSINTLTMFGLVLAIGLLVDDAIVVVENVERVMREEGLSPREATRKSMDQITGALIGIALVLSAVFVPMAFMGGATGQIYRQFSITIVSAMGLSVLVALTLSPALCASLLQPVNQAKHQEKRGFFGWFNRGFEASADRYRDTVRHVLYAPGRGILTYLVILGIMGLLFAKLPSAFIPEEDQGVFVTLFQLPAGATLERTMAVQKEVLKYYTTDEGENIEGVIGIVGFSFAGMAQNMGMAFAQLKDWSLRPRADQSVDAILGRAMQRFARIKEGIVISFNLPAVPALGLATGFDLFLQDRAGLGHAKLLEARNQLLGLASQNPNLVRVRPNGMDDVPEYHLDMDYEQVMAQGVSISDLNNTLAIAWGSSYVNDFLYKGRVKKVMVQADAPYRMTPENVDQWYVRNNQGAMVPISAVTSGAWSYGSPRLERYNSYPAVEIQGEPIRGKSSGDAMRIMEELIKQLPEGFGFEWTGTSFQEQRAGQQAPFLYAVSLLVVFLCLAALYESWTVPFAVIMSVPLGVLGALAATWLRGLENDVYFQVGLLTTIGLSAKNAILIVEFAKRRVDKGREVVEATVRAARQRLRPILMTSMAFIFGVLPLAISSGAGANARHAIGTGVAGGMLSATFLAVIFVPVFYVVVVKTFTRHGGKARNPETDKASAPAGPVQSN, from the coding sequence ATGGCCAGATTCTTTATCGACCGGCCCATCTTCGCCTGGGTCATTGCCATTGTCATCATGCTGGCGGGCCTGCTCGCCATCGACACGCTGCCCATTGCCCAGTATCCGGAAATCGCGCCGCCCTCGGTCCGCGTCACCACCTCCTACCGGGGCGCCGCGGCCAGCACCGTGGAAAGCAACGTGGTGCAGGTCATCGAGGAGAACATGACCGGCCTGGACAACTTCCTCTACATGAAGAGCGAAAGCGCCTCTTCGGGCCGGGTCTCCATGACCCTGACCTTCGAGTCCGGCACTGATCCGGACATGGCCCAGGTGCAGGTGCAGAACAAGCTGCAGGGCGCGCTCAGCAATCTGCCCCAGGCGGTGCAGCAGGAAGGCGTGAGCGTGGCCAAGGCCAACGACACCTTCCTCATGCTGGTCTCGCTGATCTCCCCTGACGGCAGCCTCGACAACTACGACCTGAACGATTTCCTCGTCTCCAACATGCGCGATCCGGTAAGCCGGCTGGAGGGCGTGGGTTCGGTGCAGGTCTTTGGTTCCGGTTACGCCATGCGCGTCTGGCTGGACCCGCACAAGCTGAACAGCCACAAGCTCACCCCTTCGGATGTGACCAACGCCATTGCCGTACAGAACAAGCAGGTGACTGTGGGCGCCCTGGGCGGCGCGCCCAGCATTCCGGGCCAGCAGACCTCCTTTACGCTGATGGCCCAGATGATGATGACCAATATCGACGAGTTCAAGGACATCCTGCTCAAAGTGAATGCGGACGGCTCCCAGGTGCGGCTCAGGGACGTGGCCCGGATTTCGGTGGGGGCGGAAAATTACAACGCTTACGGCGTCTACGCCAAGGATGGCCAGATCCAGCCCTCCGCCTCCATGGCCATCATGCTGGGCAGCGGCGCCAACGCCATGGCCACGGCCCAGCGGGTGCGCGCCAAGGTCAAGGAACTGGAGATCTACTTTCCGCCGGGCGTCCAGGCCCTCTTTCCCTACGACACCACCACCTTCGTCAAAGTCTCCATCACCGAGGTGGCCCATACCCTGGTCGAGGCCATCATCCTGGTCTTCCTCGTCATGTACCTCTTTCTCCAGAATTTCCGCGCCACCCTGGTGCCGACCATTGCGGTGCCGGTGGTGCTTCTGGGCACCTTTGGCATCATGTCGCTCCTGGGCTACTCCATCAACACCCTCACCATGTTCGGTCTGGTACTGGCCATTGGTCTGCTGGTGGATGACGCCATCGTGGTGGTGGAGAACGTGGAACGCGTGATGCGGGAAGAGGGGCTGTCGCCCAGGGAGGCCACCCGCAAATCCATGGACCAGATCACCGGCGCCCTTATCGGCATCGCCCTGGTGCTCTCCGCCGTGTTCGTGCCCATGGCCTTCATGGGCGGCGCCACCGGCCAGATCTACCGCCAGTTCTCGATCACCATCGTCTCGGCCATGGGCCTCTCGGTGCTGGTGGCCCTGACCCTGTCGCCCGCGCTCTGCGCCTCGCTGCTGCAGCCGGTCAACCAGGCGAAGCATCAGGAGAAAAGGGGCTTTTTCGGCTGGTTCAACCGGGGTTTCGAAGCCAGCGCCGACCGCTACCGCGACACGGTGCGCCATGTGCTGTACGCACCGGGCCGCGGCATTCTGACCTATCTGGTCATTCTGGGCATTATGGGCCTGCTCTTCGCGAAGCTGCCCTCTGCCTTCATTCCTGAAGAGGATCAGGGCGTATTCGTGACCCTGTTTCAGCTCCCGGCCGGCGCCACCCTGGAGCGCACCATGGCGGTGCAAAAGGAGGTGCTGAAATACTACACCACCGATGAAGGGGAAAATATAGAGGGCGTCATTGGCATAGTTGGCTTCAGTTTTGCCGGCATGGCCCAGAACATGGGCATGGCCTTTGCCCAGCTCAAAGACTGGAGCCTGCGGCCCCGGGCCGACCAGAGTGTGGACGCGATCCTGGGCCGGGCCATGCAGCGCTTTGCCCGGATCAAGGAGGGCATAGTCATTTCCTTCAACCTGCCGGCCGTGCCCGCCCTGGGGCTGGCCACAGGCTTCGACCTCTTTCTGCAGGACCGCGCCGGTCTGGGCCATGCGAAGCTGCTGGAGGCCAGAAACCAGTTGCTGGGCCTGGCCAGCCAGAACCCGAATCTGGTGCGGGTGCGGCCCAACGGCATGGATGATGTGCCGGAATATCATCTCGATATGGATTACGAACAGGTCATGGCCCAGGGCGTGAGCATCTCCGACCTGAACAACACCCTGGCCATAGCCTGGGGTTCCAGCTATGTGAACGACTTTCTCTACAAGGGCCGGGTCAAGAAGGTCATGGTCCAGGCCGACGCGCCCTACCGCATGACGCCCGAGAATGTGGACCAGTGGTATGTGCGCAACAATCAGGGCGCCATGGTGCCGATCTCGGCCGTGACCTCGGGCGCGTGGAGCTACGGCTCGCCGCGTCTGGAACGCTACAACAGCTATCCGGCCGTGGAGATCCAGGGCGAGCCCATACGGGGCAAGTCCAGCGGCGATGCCATGCGGATCATGGAGGAACTGATAAAACAACTCCCTGAAGGTTTCGGCTTCGAGTGGACCGGCACCTCCTTCCAGGAGCAGCGGGCCGGCCAACAGGCGCCTTTCCTCTATGCGGTTTCACTGCTGGTCGTCTTCCTCTGCCTCGCCGCCCTGTATGAAAGCTGGACCGTGCCTTTTGCGGTCATCATGTCAGTGCCGCTGGGCGTGCTGGGCGCCCTGGCCGCCACCTGGCTGCGCGGGCTGGAAAACGACGTGTACTTCCAGGTCGGCCTGCTCACCACCATCGGGCTGTCGGCGAAAAACGCCATTCTGATTGTCGAATTCGCCAAGCGCCGCGTGGACAAGGGCCGGGAAGTGGTGGAGGCCACGGTGCGCGCCGCCAGGCAGCGCCTGCGCCCGATCCTGATGACCTCCATGGCCTTCATCTTCGGCGTCCTGCCGCTGGCAATCAGCAGCGGCGCGGGCGCGAACGCCCGGCATGCCATCGGCACCGGCGTGGCGGGCGGCATGCTGTCAGCCACCTTCCTGGCCGTTATTTTTGTGCCGGTGTTCTACGTGGTGGTGGTGAAAACCTTTACCAGGCACGGCGGCAAGGCCCGCAACCCGGAAACGGACAAGGCCTCTGCGCCGGCCGGCCCTGTGCAATCCAACTGA
- a CDS encoding efflux RND transporter periplasmic adaptor subunit codes for MKKTVQNRNVTRAGVLCCALLLTLASACKRDGGQDAAARAGFAPEVEVYRVTEQMLKPQVELPGRTAAYRVAEVRPQVSGILQKRLFTEGSEVREGQVLYQIDPALFQAAVKSAEARLAQAQAQEYSTRQKAERYRTLVKTRAVSAQDQVEMEATWKEAQASVAAARAALETARINLNYTKVKAPISGRIGKSKVTEGALMTAQQAEAMAVIQQIDPLYVDVNAPANELLALRTKLESSGANAAASAPASVQVLMADGAPLEQQGTMEFSDITVDQGTGTVSIRATVPNRERKLLPGMFIRARLTSPQEMPTIMAPLAALTRTQRGEPMAYVVDEQSRAQIRLIQTGRTEGQMMVITSGLKAGERVIVQGLQKIRPEVQVRVVDKAAAPADAGKAE; via the coding sequence ATGAAGAAAACAGTGCAAAACAGAAATGTGACCCGAGCCGGCGTGCTGTGCTGCGCCCTGTTGCTGACGCTCGCGTCGGCGTGCAAAAGAGACGGGGGACAGGATGCGGCCGCAAGGGCCGGCTTTGCCCCGGAGGTCGAAGTCTATCGGGTGACCGAGCAGATGCTCAAACCCCAGGTGGAGCTGCCCGGCCGCACGGCCGCCTATCGGGTGGCCGAGGTACGGCCCCAGGTGAGCGGCATCCTGCAGAAGCGGCTCTTCACCGAGGGCAGCGAGGTCAGGGAGGGTCAGGTGCTCTACCAGATCGACCCGGCCCTGTTCCAGGCCGCGGTGAAGAGCGCCGAAGCGCGGCTGGCCCAGGCCCAGGCCCAGGAATACTCCACCCGCCAGAAGGCCGAGCGCTACCGGACCCTGGTGAAAACCAGGGCGGTCAGCGCCCAGGACCAGGTGGAGATGGAGGCGACCTGGAAGGAGGCCCAGGCCTCGGTGGCTGCGGCCAGGGCCGCCCTGGAAACGGCCCGCATCAACCTGAACTATACCAAAGTCAAAGCGCCGATCAGCGGCCGCATCGGCAAGAGCAAGGTCACCGAGGGCGCATTGATGACCGCCCAGCAGGCCGAGGCCATGGCGGTGATCCAGCAGATCGATCCGCTCTATGTGGACGTGAACGCGCCGGCAAACGAGCTTCTGGCCCTGCGCACCAAGCTGGAGAGCAGCGGCGCGAACGCCGCCGCCTCGGCGCCTGCGAGCGTGCAGGTGCTCATGGCCGACGGCGCGCCGCTGGAGCAGCAGGGCACGATGGAGTTTTCGGACATCACCGTGGACCAGGGCACGGGCACGGTCAGCATCCGCGCCACAGTGCCCAATCGGGAGCGCAAGCTGCTGCCCGGCATGTTCATCCGCGCCCGTCTGACCAGCCCCCAGGAGATGCCAACGATCATGGCGCCCCTGGCCGCCCTGACCCGCACCCAGAGGGGCGAGCCGATGGCCTACGTGGTGGACGAGCAGTCCAGGGCCCAGATCCGTCTCATCCAGACCGGCCGCACCGAGGGCCAGATGATGGTGATCACCAGTGGCCTCAAGGCCGGCGAGCGCGTGATCGTGCAGGGGCTCCAAAAGATCCGTCCCGAGGTCCAGGTCAGGGTGGTGGACAAGGCCGCAGCCCCGGCGGACGCAGGCAAAGCGGAGTGA
- a CDS encoding DnaJ C-terminal domain-containing protein, which translates to MNKKKTDYYEALGLAKGATAGEIKKAYRKLALRYHPDKNPGNKVAEEKFKEISEAYAVLSDPEKRRQYDTFGSAGFHQRFSQEDIFRNFDLDSILRQFGFGGGFGGASGFGGASAFGGGSFRTGRGGGTSPFEQMFRGAGGGCQQDCRQPAAGADLHYTLAITLEDVLHGAEKTVSLRQPDGVQQSISVRVPRGIENGKKLRVAGKGAPSASGGPNGDMYLKIQLAPHPHFQRDEDDLVVERRISFSQACLGTEIEVESLEGRRFHVRVPAGVQQDARLRIKGFGLPAGPIGDARGDLLVRVAVAVPRHLTETQEKLVRELAADGL; encoded by the coding sequence ATGAATAAAAAGAAGACTGACTACTACGAAGCCCTGGGCCTCGCCAAAGGCGCCACTGCGGGAGAGATCAAGAAGGCCTACCGGAAGCTTGCCCTCAGGTATCACCCGGACAAAAATCCGGGCAACAAGGTGGCGGAAGAAAAATTCAAGGAAATCAGTGAGGCCTATGCCGTGCTCTCCGATCCCGAGAAACGCCGCCAGTACGATACCTTTGGTTCGGCGGGCTTTCACCAGCGCTTCAGTCAGGAAGACATTTTCAGAAATTTCGATCTGGACAGCATCCTGCGCCAGTTCGGCTTTGGCGGCGGCTTCGGCGGGGCCAGCGGCTTCGGCGGGGCCAGCGCCTTCGGGGGCGGCAGCTTCCGCACGGGCAGAGGTGGTGGAACCTCACCCTTTGAGCAGATGTTCCGCGGGGCTGGCGGCGGCTGTCAGCAGGACTGCCGGCAGCCTGCGGCGGGTGCGGACCTGCACTACACGCTGGCCATCACCCTCGAGGACGTGCTGCATGGCGCGGAAAAGACCGTGAGCCTGCGCCAGCCGGACGGCGTCCAGCAGAGCATTTCGGTCCGGGTGCCCAGAGGCATAGAAAACGGCAAGAAACTGCGGGTGGCGGGCAAGGGCGCACCCTCTGCCAGCGGCGGCCCGAACGGCGACATGTATCTGAAGATCCAGTTGGCGCCCCATCCCCATTTTCAGCGGGATGAGGATGATCTGGTGGTGGAACGGCGAATCAGTTTCAGTCAGGCCTGTCTGGGCACGGAGATCGAGGTGGAGAGCCTGGAGGGCAGGCGCTTTCATGTCCGGGTGCCGGCCGGTGTCCAGCAGGACGCGCGGCTGCGTATCAAGGGCTTTGGGCTGCCGGCTGGTCCGATCGGGGACGCGCGCGGCGACCTCCTGGTGCGGGTGGCTGTGGCGGTGCCCAGACATTTGACGGAAACGCAGGAAAAGCTGGTGCGGGAGCTGGCGGCAGACGGACTGTGA
- a CDS encoding TrpB-like pyridoxal phosphate-dependent enzyme — translation MKKIVLREDEMPRQWYNVVPDIPGGIKPSLDPVTHEPVSAEKLGAIFPEGLLEQEMSQERFIPIPEEVLDIYAIWRPSPLVRANKLEEALGTKARIYFKNESVSPVGSHKPNSAVAQAYFNRREGIRRLTTETGAGQWGSALCFAASKFGMQCKVYMVRVSYDQKPYRKFMMQTYGGEVVASPSGDTQVGRDILARMPDTPGSLGMAISEALADAASRSDTHYALGSVLNHVALHQTIAGLEARKQMELAGDFPDVVIGCCGGGSNFAGLMTPFVPDYLNGRKIRFVGCEPASCPTLTSGRLAYDAGDVAMMTPLLFMYTLGHDFVPPGLHAGGLRYHGMAPVISALTREGIVEPMALQQLECFQAGLLFARTEGIIPAPESTHAIRGAIIEATRDLKEPKTILFNLSGTGVIDLPSYDTYLRGGLQDYSYPQEDIEKSLARLPEIV, via the coding sequence ATGAAAAAGATCGTGCTGCGCGAAGATGAAATGCCCCGGCAATGGTACAATGTGGTGCCGGACATTCCCGGCGGTATCAAGCCGTCGCTGGACCCCGTGACCCATGAGCCCGTCAGTGCGGAGAAGCTGGGCGCCATCTTCCCGGAGGGCCTGCTGGAGCAGGAGATGAGTCAGGAGCGCTTCATTCCCATTCCGGAAGAGGTGCTGGATATCTATGCCATCTGGCGGCCCAGCCCCCTGGTGCGCGCCAACAAGCTGGAAGAGGCCCTGGGCACCAAGGCCAGAATCTATTTCAAAAACGAAAGCGTTTCCCCGGTGGGCAGCCACAAGCCCAACTCCGCCGTGGCCCAGGCCTATTTCAACAGGCGCGAAGGCATCAGGCGGCTCACCACCGAAACCGGGGCGGGTCAGTGGGGCAGCGCGCTCTGCTTTGCCGCCTCCAAGTTCGGCATGCAGTGCAAGGTGTATATGGTGCGCGTGTCCTACGATCAGAAGCCCTACCGCAAGTTCATGATGCAGACCTACGGCGGCGAGGTGGTGGCCAGCCCCAGCGGGGACACCCAGGTCGGCCGCGACATTCTGGCCCGGATGCCGGACACGCCCGGTTCGCTCGGCATGGCGATTTCCGAGGCCCTGGCGGACGCCGCGAGCCGCAGCGACACCCATTATGCCCTTGGCTCGGTGCTGAACCACGTGGCCCTGCACCAGACCATTGCGGGCCTGGAGGCCAGAAAGCAGATGGAACTGGCCGGGGACTTCCCGGACGTGGTGATCGGCTGCTGCGGCGGCGGTTCCAACTTTGCCGGTCTCATGACCCCCTTTGTGCCCGATTATCTCAACGGCAGAAAGATCCGCTTTGTGGGCTGCGAACCGGCCTCCTGCCCCACCCTGACCAGCGGCAGGCTGGCCTATGACGCGGGCGACGTGGCCATGATGACCCCGCTTCTGTTCATGTACACCCTGGGCCACGACTTCGTGCCGCCGGGCCTGCACGCGGGCGGCCTGCGCTATCACGGCATGGCCCCGGTGATTTCGGCCCTGACCCGCGAGGGCATTGTCGAGCCCATGGCCCTGCAGCAGCTCGAATGCTTTCAGGCAGGCCTGCTGTTTGCCCGCACCGAAGGCATTATTCCCGCGCCGGAGAGCACCCATGCCATTCGCGGGGCCATCATCGAGGCGACAAGAGACCTCAAGGAGCCGAAGACGATCCTCTTCAACCTCTCAGGCACCGGCGTCATCGATCTGCCCTCCTATGACACATACCTCAGGGGCGGCTTGCAGGATTACAGCTATCCGCAGGAGGACATCGAAAAATCCCTGGCCCGTCTGCCGGAGATTGTCTGA
- a CDS encoding D-alanyl-D-alanine carboxypeptidase/D-alanyl-D-alanine-endopeptidase, with amino-acid sequence MPKSFHHALRLLALAAAILGTQGSAPAASCPGMTDLISHGAYGVADSSGRITAGCNLDESLMPASIIKVATVLAAMRILGPDYHFATEFYQDQLGNLYIRGLGDPTLVSEEVARIATRLRSLGLTRVATLFVDDSAFALEGPMPGQSASANPYDAPVAALAVNFNTLAIVKTQAGIASGEAQTPELPLMQELARNQASGRMRLNVCMGGADTEQCSIRYAEELFRALLEQAGIRVEGLGGRGVVPQDARLLLRYESSGNLELIAQDLMRSSSNFIANLLFLQAGAKRYGFPATWAKGQKMMQAELRELLGPKAAVHLVEASGISRQDRVSCRSMLTILQRFRPYRGVLQQQHGVASKSGTMSGVYNLAGYLPDGRAYVIMLNQPKNTRDRVLARLQGRDQAADRGRRQGRSRKK; translated from the coding sequence ATGCCGAAATCGTTCCACCATGCCCTGCGCCTCCTGGCCCTTGCGGCCGCGATCCTGGGGACCCAGGGCAGCGCTCCCGCCGCCTCCTGCCCCGGCATGACCGATCTGATCAGCCACGGCGCCTACGGCGTGGCCGATAGCTCCGGCCGCATCACGGCCGGCTGCAATCTGGACGAAAGCCTGATGCCGGCCAGCATCATCAAGGTGGCAACGGTTTTGGCGGCCATGCGGATCCTGGGGCCGGATTACCACTTTGCAACCGAATTTTATCAGGATCAGCTGGGCAATCTCTACATCCGGGGGCTGGGCGATCCCACGCTGGTCTCCGAGGAGGTGGCCCGGATTGCAACTCGTCTGCGGAGCCTGGGCCTGACCCGGGTGGCCACACTTTTCGTGGACGACAGCGCCTTTGCGCTGGAAGGGCCCATGCCCGGCCAGAGCGCAAGCGCCAATCCCTATGATGCGCCGGTGGCCGCACTGGCGGTCAATTTCAATACCCTGGCCATTGTGAAAACCCAGGCCGGCATCGCCTCCGGTGAGGCCCAGACGCCGGAACTGCCCCTCATGCAGGAGCTGGCCAGAAACCAGGCCTCCGGTCGCATGCGCCTGAACGTCTGCATGGGCGGGGCGGACACGGAGCAGTGCAGTATCCGCTACGCGGAGGAGCTCTTCCGTGCCCTGCTGGAGCAGGCGGGGATCAGGGTCGAAGGGCTGGGCGGCCGTGGCGTCGTGCCGCAGGATGCCCGGCTGCTGCTCCGCTACGAGAGCAGCGGGAACCTGGAGCTTATTGCCCAGGATCTCATGCGTTCCTCCTCCAACTTTATCGCCAACCTCCTGTTTTTGCAGGCCGGCGCGAAGCGATACGGTTTTCCCGCCACCTGGGCCAAGGGCCAGAAGATGATGCAGGCGGAACTGCGGGAACTGCTGGGCCCGAAGGCTGCCGTTCACCTGGTGGAAGCTTCGGGCATTTCCCGGCAGGATCGGGTCAGTTGCCGCAGCATGCTGACCATCCTGCAGCGTTTCCGGCCCTACCGCGGCGTGTTGCAGCAGCAGCACGGGGTGGCCAGTAAAAGCGGAACCATGAGCGGCGTGTACAATCTGGCCGGCTACCTGCCGGATGGCCGGGCTTACGTGATCATGCTGAACCAGCCCAAAAACACGCGTGACCGCGTGCTGGCCAGGCTGCAGGGCCGCGACCAGGCGGCAGACAGGGGCCGGCGCCAGGGCAGGAGCCGGAAAAAATAG
- a CDS encoding efflux transporter outer membrane subunit, which produces MQKTHLFLGAGLLLCVLSGCTMAPRYLRPDMPVPAQLPIADSQGQAGTDVSDIGWQTFYTDPGLRQAIATALENNRDLRAAALSVESYQAQYRIQRAALFPSLGANGSWSKQRTLASGQYVTGEMYSAAVGVTSYELDLFGRVRSLKAEALEQYLGQVATHRSAVISLVAETARSYLSLLADRELLAISQDTFKSQGESFGLVQQRFESGIANSLEIAQSRTMLEQVRASLAQYQLQSEQDKNALNLLAGVAMPDPAGGQRLEDHDLTLQLPANLPSTVLLQRPDIQAAEHALKAANANIGAARAAFFPTISLTGQAGYMAPDFGDLFDSKSGVWAFTPSISIPIFTGGRLTAQLDLAEIRKEAAVVNYEKAIQTAFREVADGLAARKWLAERVAAQKALVDAAQEYYKLASFRYQEGIDSFLTQLDAERSLFAARQTYVTLRLAQQNNQVNLFKALGGGWQQ; this is translated from the coding sequence ATGCAAAAAACACATCTGTTTCTGGGCGCCGGCCTGCTGCTCTGCGTCCTTTCCGGCTGCACCATGGCTCCACGGTACCTGCGGCCGGACATGCCGGTACCGGCCCAGCTCCCGATCGCGGACAGTCAAGGCCAGGCGGGCACGGATGTCAGCGACATCGGCTGGCAGACTTTCTACACGGACCCGGGCCTGCGACAGGCCATTGCCACGGCGCTGGAGAACAACCGCGATCTCAGGGCCGCAGCCCTGAGCGTCGAGAGCTATCAGGCCCAGTACCGCATTCAGCGGGCGGCCCTGTTTCCGAGCCTCGGCGCGAACGGGAGCTGGAGCAAACAGCGGACGCTTGCCAGCGGCCAGTATGTCACCGGCGAGATGTATTCCGCAGCCGTGGGCGTCACGTCCTATGAACTCGACCTCTTCGGCCGGGTGCGCAGCCTGAAGGCAGAGGCCCTGGAACAGTATCTGGGCCAGGTGGCGACGCACCGCTCCGCAGTCATCTCGCTGGTGGCGGAAACGGCCCGCTCCTATCTGAGTCTGCTGGCCGACCGGGAACTGCTGGCCATCAGCCAGGATACCTTCAAGAGCCAGGGCGAGTCCTTTGGACTCGTGCAGCAGCGCTTTGAGAGCGGCATTGCCAACAGTCTGGAAATAGCCCAGTCGCGCACCATGCTGGAACAGGTGCGCGCCTCCCTGGCCCAGTACCAGCTCCAGAGCGAGCAGGACAAAAACGCGCTGAACCTGCTGGCCGGCGTGGCCATGCCCGATCCCGCAGGCGGCCAGCGGCTCGAGGATCATGACCTGACCCTGCAACTGCCCGCCAACCTGCCCTCCACCGTGCTCCTGCAGCGTCCGGACATCCAGGCGGCGGAACATGCGCTCAAGGCGGCCAACGCCAATATCGGCGCGGCCCGGGCCGCCTTTTTCCCGACCATCAGCCTGACCGGCCAGGCCGGCTACATGGCTCCGGATTTCGGCGACCTCTTTGACAGCAAAAGCGGCGTCTGGGCTTTTACGCCCTCGATCAGCATTCCGATTTTCACGGGCGGCCGGCTCACGGCCCAACTGGACCTGGCGGAGATCCGCAAGGAGGCGGCCGTCGTGAACTACGAAAAGGCCATCCAGACCGCATTCCGGGAGGTCGCGGACGGGCTGGCGGCCCGGAAATGGCTGGCCGAGCGGGTGGCGGCGCAGAAGGCCCTGGTGGATGCGGCCCAGGAATATTACAAGCTGGCATCCTTCCGCTATCAGGAGGGCATCGACAGCTTCCTGACCCAGCTCGATGCGGAGCGTTCCCTGTTTGCGGCCCGGCAGACCTATGTGACCCTGCGTCTGGCGCAGCAGAACAACCAGGTGAATCTGTTCAAGGCGCTGGGAGGCGGGTGGCAGCAGTGA